In one Amaranthus tricolor cultivar Red isolate AtriRed21 chromosome 8, ASM2621246v1, whole genome shotgun sequence genomic region, the following are encoded:
- the LOC130820787 gene encoding double-stranded RNA-binding protein 3-like, which produces MFKNQLQELAQRSCFNLPSYACKREGPDHAPRFKACVNFNGEVFESPTYAPTLRQAEHSAAEVALNTLSSRGSKSLTARVLDETGVYKNLLQETAHKAGLNLPVYTTIRTGPGHVPVFTCTVELAGMTFTGDFAKTKKQAEKYAAITAWSSLKKMPSLFPKKESTEKEGGEQDQVIVTRVLSSFRPQKLGRQKDQFHHHRRSRNARSWRSNHSQISADIPFKHPSATNSTTQQQYKESFVDLLPPPPLRSTSKVLPLTSKTKTIRNFHHDYTMQKPQEQGCYYQTNFRNLYVGPESSSLSCAQMGIMGNYNTNLNGIAPAVQIRSVIPVCATPPSSSVKPMNLNLSKPEELSFSSTNNLSSELSRLHLKDQD; this is translated from the exons atgttCAAGAATCAGCTACAAGAACTAGCACAAAGAAGTTGCTTCAATTTGCCATCTTATGCTTGTAAAAGAGAAGGACCTGATCATGCTCCTAGATTCAAAGCTTGTGTTAATTTTAATGGGGAAGTATTTGAAAGCCCTACATATGCTCCTACTTTAAGACAAGCTGAACATTCTGCTGCTGAAGTTGCCCTTAATACTCTTTCTTCTAGAGGCTCTAAATCTCTTACTGCCAGAGTTCTT GATGAGACTGGAGTTTATAAGAATCTGTTACAAGAAACAGCGCACAAAGCAGGGCTGAATTTACCAGTTTATACAACCATAAGAACAGGTCCAGGACATGTTCCTGTGTTTACTTGCACTGTGGAGCTTGCTGGTATGACTTTTACTGGTGATTTTGCTAAGACCAAAAAACAAGCTGAGAAATATGCTGCTATTACTGCTTGGTCTTCTTTGAAGAAAA TGCCAAGTTTGTTTCCAAAGAAAGAATCAACAGAAAAGGAAGGAGGAGAACAAGATCAAGTGATTGTAACTAGGGTTCTTTCAAGTTTTAGACCTCAGAAATTAGGAAGACAAAAAGATCAATTTCATCATCATAGAAGATCAAGAAATGCAAGATCTTGGAGATCAAATCATTCACAAATATCTGCTGATATACCCTTTAAGCATCCTTCTGCTACTAATTCTACTACACAACAGCAATACAAAGAAAGTTTTGTTGATCTTCTACCTCCTCCGCCACTAAGATCAACCTCTAAAGTCTTACCTTTAACTTCCAAGACAAAGACAATCAGAAATTTCCATCATGATTATACCATGCAGAAACCTCAAGAACAAGGCTGTTATTATCAAACCAATTTCAGGAACTTATATGTGGGTCCAGAGTCATCATCCTTAAGTTGTGCTCAAATGGGTATTATGGGTAATTACAACACTAATCTTAATGGAATTGCTCCTGCTGTCCAGATTAGATCTGTAATCCCAGTTTGTGCAACTCCTCCATCTTCATCTGTTAAACCCATGAACTTAAACCTTTCAAAACCGGAAGAATTATCATTTTCTTCAACCAATAATCTCAGTTCTGAACTTAGTAGGTTGCACCTCAAAGATCAGGATTAA
- the LOC130820786 gene encoding uncharacterized protein LOC130820786, with product MKKFSVVRFAQGANQRAAEKPLPLPPKDSATVEKGLVEVPSEGEALRILEERRRVHIPDDSKRVFPSKKREVKEKKERKRKREWGKCHEEGFRGHYNDSRTSTNEVGRGGGVFFPGQGVTSLQQGEGESRGINRCP from the exons atgaagaaattcagcgtcGTGCGATTCGCTCAGGGGGCCAACCAGCGGGCCGCGGAGAAGCCTTTACCTCTTCCTCCCAAG GATTCGGCTACTGTTGAGAAGGGGCTGGTGGAGGTGCCCAGCGAAGGAGAGGCTTTGAGGATTCTCGAAGAGAGGAGAAGAGTTCACATTCCCGATGATTCTAAGAGGGTGTTCCCTTCTAAGAAGAGGGAAGTGAAGGAGAAGAaagagaggaagaggaagagagaaTGGGGAAAGTGCCACGAAGAAGGCTTCCGTGGGCACTATAATGACAGTCGTACCTCTACGAATGAGGTCGGTAGAGGGGGAGGCGTCTTCTTCCCAGGACAAGGCGTTACCAGTCTCCAGCAGGGGGAAGGAGAAAGTAGGGGAATCAACCGCTGCCCCTGA